Proteins encoded together in one Neisseria lactamica window:
- a CDS encoding DMT family transporter — MDTAKKDVLGSGWMLVAAVCFTIMNVLIKEASAKFALGSGELVFWRMLFSTVALGAAAVLRRDTFRTPHWKNHLNRSMVGTGAMLLLFYAVTHLPLATGVTLSYTSSIFLAVFSFLILKERISVYTQAVLLLGFAGVVLLLNPSFRSGQETAALAGLAGGAMSGWAYLKVRELSLAGEPGWRVVFYLSATGVAMSSVWATLTGWHMLSWQSAVYLSGIGVSALIAQLSMTRAYKVGDKFTVASLSYMTVVFSTLSAAFFLGEQLFWQEILGMCIIILSGILSSIRPIAFKQRLQSLFLRK; from the coding sequence GAGGCATCGGCAAAATTTGCCCTCGGCAGCGGCGAATTGGTCTTTTGGCGTATGCTGTTTTCAACCGTTGCGCTCGGGGCTGCCGCCGTATTGCGTCGGGATACCTTCCGCACGCCCCATTGGAAAAACCACTTAAACCGCAGTATGGTCGGGACGGGGGCGATGCTGCTGCTGTTCTACGCGGTAACGCATCTGCCTTTGGCAACCGGCGTAACCCTAAGCTACACCTCGTCGATTTTTTTGGCGGTATTTTCCTTCCTGATTTTGAAAGAACGGATTTCCGTTTACACGCAGGCGGTGCTGCTCCTTGGTTTTGCCGGCGTGGTATTGCTGCTTAATCCTTCGTTCCGCAGCGGTCAGGAAACGGCGGCACTCGCCGGTCTTGCCGGCGGCGCGATGTCCGGCTGGGCGTATTTGAAAGTGCGCGAACTGTCTTTGGCGGGCGAACCCGGCTGGCGCGTCGTGTTTTACCTTTCCGCGACAGGTGTGGCGATGTCGTCGGTTTGGGCGACGCTGACCGGCTGGCATATGCTGTCTTGGCAGTCGGCGGTTTATCTGTCGGGCATCGGCGTGTCCGCGCTGATTGCCCAACTGTCGATGACGCGCGCCTACAAAGTCGGCGACAAATTCACAGTTGCCTCGCTCTCCTATATGACCGTCGTTTTTTCCACGCTTTCGGCGGCGTTCTTTTTGGGCGAACAGCTTTTTTGGCAGGAAATACTCGGTATGTGCATCATCATCCTCAGCGGCATTTTGAGCAGCATCCGCCCCATTGCCTTCAAACAGCGGCTGCAATCCCTCTTCCTCCGAAAATAA
- a CDS encoding polyamine ABC transporter substrate-binding protein, with translation MAKHLPLAVLTALLLAACGGSDKPPAEKPAPAENRNVLKIYNWSEYVDPETVADFEKKNGIKVTYDVYDSDETLESKVLTGKSGYDIVAPSNAFVGRQIKAGAYQKIDKSLIPNYKHLNPEMMRLMDGVDPGHEYAVPFYWGTNTFAINTERVKKALGTDKLPDNQWDLVFDPEYTSKLKQCGISYLDSAAEIYPMVLNYLGKNPNSSNTEDIREATALLKKNRPNIKRFTSSGFIDDLARGDTCVTIGFGGDLNIARRRAEEAGGKEKIRVMMPKEGVGIWVDSFVIPKDAKNVANAHKYINDFLDPEVSAKNGNFVTYAPSSKPARDLMEDEFKNDNTIFPSGEDLKNSFIMVPIRPAALKFMVRQWQDVKAGK, from the coding sequence ATGGCCAAACATCTGCCACTCGCTGTTTTAACCGCCCTCCTGCTTGCCGCTTGCGGCGGTTCGGACAAACCGCCTGCCGAAAAACCGGCACCGGCGGAAAACCGAAACGTATTGAAAATTTACAACTGGTCGGAATACGTCGATCCGGAAACCGTTGCCGATTTTGAAAAGAAAAACGGCATCAAGGTTACTTATGATGTGTACGACAGCGATGAAACGCTGGAAAGCAAGGTGCTGACCGGAAAATCCGGTTACGACATTGTCGCGCCGTCCAATGCGTTTGTGGGCAGGCAGATTAAGGCAGGTGCGTATCAGAAAATCGATAAGTCGCTGATTCCCAATTATAAACACCTCAATCCCGAAATGATGAGGCTGATGGACGGGGTCGATCCCGGCCACGAATACGCCGTGCCGTTTTATTGGGGGACAAATACCTTCGCCATCAATACCGAACGCGTGAAAAAGGCTTTGGGTACGGACAAGCTGCCGGACAACCAGTGGGATTTGGTGTTCGATCCCGAATACACGTCCAAACTCAAGCAATGCGGCATCAGCTATTTGGACAGCGCGGCGGAAATCTATCCTATGGTGTTGAACTATTTGGGTAAAAACCCGAACAGCAGCAATACGGAAGACATCAGGGAGGCAACCGCCCTGCTCAAGAAAAACCGCCCCAATATCAAACGCTTCACTTCGTCCGGCTTTATCGATGATTTGGCGCGCGGCGATACCTGCGTAACAATCGGTTTCGGCGGCGATTTGAACATCGCCAGACGGCGTGCAGAAGAAGCGGGCGGCAAGGAAAAAATCCGCGTGATGATGCCCAAAGAGGGCGTGGGGATTTGGGTGGATTCGTTTGTGATTCCGAAAGATGCGAAAAACGTCGCCAACGCGCACAAATACATCAACGACTTCCTCGATCCGGAAGTGTCGGCGAAAAACGGCAATTTCGTTACCTACGCGCCTTCGAGCAAGCCGGCGCGCGATTTGATGGAGGACGAATTTAAAAACGACAATACGATTTTCCCGAGCGGGGAAGATTTGAAAAACAGCTTTATTATGGTTCCCATCCGGCCGGCGGCATTGAAGTTTATGGTGCGCCAGTGGCAGGATGTGAAGGCGGGGAAATAA
- the alaS gene encoding alanine--tRNA ligase — protein MKTSELRQKFLKFFETKGHTVVRSSSLVPHDDPTLLFTNAGMNQFKDVFLGFDKRPYSRATTAQKCVRAGGKHNDLENVGYTARHHTFFEMMGNFSFGDYFKRDAIHFAWEFLTSPEWLNIPKDKLLATVYAEDDEAYNIWLNEIGMPSERIVRIGDNKGAKYASDNFWQMGDTGPCGPCSEIFYDHGEEIWGGIPGSPEEDGDRWIEIWNCVFMQFNRDEQGNMNPLPKPSVDTGMGLERMAAVMQHVHSNYEIDLFQNLLKAVARETGAPFSMEEPSLKVIADHIRSCSFLIADGVLPANEGRGYVLRRIIRRAVRHGYKLGQSKPFFHKLVADLVKEMGDAYPELKEKQAQIEEALKNEESRFAQTLETGMALLENALAKGGKTLGGEIIFKLYDTYGFPYDLTADICRERNIEPDEAGFEREMEAQRARARAAQSFKANAQLPYEGQDTEFKGYSERQTESKVLALYKDGEQVDELNEGDSGAVVIDFTPFYAESGGQVGDVGYIFSGENRFEVRDTQKIKAAVFGQFGVQTSGRLKVGDSVTAKVDDEIRNANMRNHSATHLMHKALRDVLGEHVEQKGSLVTAESTRFDISHPQAVTAEEIAEVERRVNEAVLANVAVNAAIMSMEDAQKTGAMMLFGEKYGDEVRVLQMGGFSTELCGGTHVSRTGDIGLFKIISEGGIAAGVRRIEAITGLNALKWAQEQERLVKDIIAETKAQTEKDVLAKIQAGAAHAKALEKELARAKAELAVHAGAKLLDDAKDLGAAKLVAAQIEADAAALREIVTDLTGKSDNAVILLAAVNDGKVSLCAGVSKALTGKVKAGDLVKFAAEQVGGKGGGRPDLAQAGGTDAGKLPEMLASAEGWVKAKLA, from the coding sequence ATGAAAACCTCCGAACTGCGCCAAAAATTCCTAAAATTCTTTGAAACCAAAGGTCACACCGTCGTCCGCTCTTCCAGCCTCGTGCCACACGACGATCCGACCCTGCTGTTTACCAACGCGGGCATGAACCAGTTTAAAGACGTATTTTTAGGTTTCGACAAACGCCCGTACAGCCGCGCCACCACCGCGCAAAAATGCGTACGCGCAGGCGGCAAGCACAACGACCTGGAAAACGTCGGCTACACCGCCCGCCACCACACCTTCTTTGAAATGATGGGCAACTTCTCCTTCGGCGACTACTTCAAGCGCGACGCGATTCATTTCGCTTGGGAGTTTCTCACTTCCCCCGAATGGCTGAACATCCCCAAAGACAAACTCTTGGCGACCGTTTACGCAGAAGACGACGAAGCCTACAACATCTGGTTAAACGAAATCGGTATGCCGTCTGAACGCATCGTCCGCATCGGCGACAACAAAGGCGCGAAATACGCATCCGACAACTTCTGGCAAATGGGCGACACCGGCCCTTGCGGCCCCTGCTCCGAAATTTTCTACGACCACGGCGAAGAAATCTGGGGCGGCATTCCGGGCAGCCCCGAAGAAGACGGCGACCGCTGGATCGAAATTTGGAACTGCGTATTTATGCAGTTCAACCGCGACGAACAAGGCAATATGAATCCGCTGCCCAAGCCGTCCGTCGATACCGGTATGGGCTTGGAACGTATGGCGGCGGTAATGCAGCACGTCCACAGCAACTATGAAATCGACTTGTTCCAAAACCTGCTCAAAGCCGTCGCCCGCGAAACCGGCGCGCCGTTCAGTATGGAAGAACCCAGCCTGAAAGTCATCGCCGACCACATCCGCTCCTGCTCCTTCCTGATTGCAGACGGCGTATTGCCTGCCAACGAAGGACGCGGTTATGTTTTGCGCCGCATCATCCGCCGCGCCGTGCGCCACGGTTACAAACTGGGTCAAAGCAAACCGTTCTTCCACAAACTCGTTGCCGATTTGGTCAAAGAGATGGGCGATGCCTACCCCGAGTTGAAAGAAAAACAAGCACAAATCGAAGAAGCATTGAAAAACGAAGAAAGCCGTTTTGCCCAAACTCTGGAAACCGGTATGGCCTTGTTGGAAAACGCGCTGGCCAAAGGCGGCAAAACACTCGGCGGCGAAATCATCTTCAAACTCTACGATACCTACGGCTTCCCATACGACCTGACTGCCGACATCTGCCGCGAACGCAATATCGAACCGGACGAAGCAGGCTTCGAACGCGAAATGGAAGCCCAACGCGCACGCGCACGCGCCGCACAAAGCTTCAAAGCCAACGCCCAACTGCCTTACGAAGGTCAGGACACCGAGTTTAAAGGTTATAGCGAACGCCAAACCGAATCCAAAGTCCTCGCCCTCTACAAAGACGGCGAGCAAGTCGACGAATTGAACGAAGGCGACAGCGGCGCAGTCGTCATCGACTTTACCCCGTTCTATGCAGAATCCGGCGGCCAAGTCGGCGACGTCGGCTATATCTTCTCAGGCGAAAACCGCTTTGAAGTACGCGATACCCAAAAAATCAAAGCAGCCGTATTCGGTCAATTCGGCGTACAAACTTCAGGCCGTCTGAAAGTCGGCGACAGCGTTACCGCCAAAGTGGATGACGAAATCCGCAATGCCAATATGCGCAACCACAGCGCGACCCACCTGATGCACAAAGCCCTGCGCGACGTATTGGGCGAACACGTCGAACAAAAAGGCTCTTTGGTTACCGCCGAATCCACCCGTTTCGACATTTCCCATCCTCAAGCAGTCACTGCCGAAGAAATCGCCGAAGTCGAACGCCGCGTCAACGAAGCCGTTTTGGCGAACGTTGCCGTCAACGCCGCCATTATGAGTATGGAAGACGCACAAAAAACCGGCGCCATGATGCTCTTCGGCGAAAAATACGGCGACGAAGTGCGCGTACTGCAAATGGGCGGTTTCTCAACCGAATTGTGCGGCGGCACGCACGTTTCACGCACCGGCGACATCGGCCTCTTCAAAATCATCAGCGAAGGCGGTATTGCCGCAGGCGTACGCCGTATCGAAGCCATCACCGGCCTGAACGCACTCAAATGGGCGCAAGAGCAAGAGCGTTTGGTGAAAGACATTATTGCCGAAACCAAAGCCCAAACCGAAAAAGACGTACTGGCGAAAATCCAAGCAGGCGCGGCACACGCCAAAGCATTGGAAAAAGAATTGGCACGCGCCAAAGCCGAACTCGCCGTCCACGCAGGCGCCAAACTCTTGGACGACGCAAAAGACTTGGGCGCAGCCAAACTCGTTGCCGCCCAAATCGAAGCCGACGCAGCCGCCCTGCGCGAAATCGTTACCGATTTAACCGGTAAATCCGACAACGCCGTGATTCTTTTAGCGGCAGTAAACGACGGCAAAGTCTCCCTGTGCGCCGGCGTATCCAAAGCCCTGACCGGAAAAGTGAAAGCAGGCGACTTGGTCAAATTCGCAGCCGAACAAGTCGGCGGCAAAGGCGGCGGCCGTCCCGACTTGGCGCAGGCCGGCGGTACGGATGCCGGCAAATTGCCCGAAATGCTGGCAAGCGCGGAAGGTTGGGTTAAAGCCAAACTCGCGTAA
- a CDS encoding 2,3-diphosphoglycerate-dependent phosphoglycerate mutase: MELVFIRHGQSEWNAKNLFTGWRDVKLSGQGLAEAAAAGKKLKENGYEFDIAFTSVLTRAIKTCNIVLEESDQLFVPQIKTWRLNERHYGRLQGLDKKQTAEQYGDEQVRIWRRSYDTLPPLLDKDDAFSAHKDRRYAHLPADVIPDGENLKVTLERVLPFWEDQIAPAILSGKRVLVAAHGNSLRALAKHIEGISDEDIMGLEIPTGQPLVYKLDDNLKVIEKFYL, from the coding sequence ATGGAACTGGTATTTATCCGCCACGGACAAAGCGAATGGAACGCGAAAAACCTGTTTACAGGCTGGCGCGACGTGAAGCTGAGCGGGCAGGGGCTTGCCGAGGCTGCCGCCGCCGGTAAAAAACTGAAAGAAAACGGCTATGAGTTCGACATCGCCTTCACATCCGTCCTGACCCGCGCGATTAAGACCTGCAACATCGTTTTGGAAGAATCCGACCAACTGTTCGTGCCGCAAATCAAAACCTGGCGGCTGAACGAACGCCACTACGGCCGACTGCAAGGCCTGGACAAAAAACAAACCGCCGAACAATACGGCGACGAGCAAGTCCGCATCTGGCGGCGCAGCTACGACACCCTGCCGCCGCTTTTGGACAAAGACGACGCGTTTTCCGCACACAAAGACCGCCGCTATGCCCATCTGCCTGCCGATGTTATCCCCGACGGCGAAAACCTGAAAGTAACGCTGGAGCGCGTATTACCGTTTTGGGAAGACCAAATCGCCCCCGCGATTTTGAGCGGCAAACGCGTCTTGGTGGCGGCGCACGGCAACTCCCTGCGCGCGCTGGCAAAACACATCGAGGGCATTTCCGACGAAGACATCATGGGCTTGGAAATCCCGACCGGCCAGCCGCTGGTGTACAAATTGGACGACAATTTGAAAGTCATCGAAAAATTCTACCTGTAA
- the parC gene encoding DNA topoisomerase IV subunit A — protein sequence MNTQPHASHTDSNTLILGRYAERAYLEYAMSVVKGRALPEVSDGQKPVQRRILFAMRDMGLTAGAKPVKSARVVGEILGKYHPHGDSSAYEAMVRMAQDFTLRYPLIDGIGNFGSRDGDGAAAMRYTEARLTPIAELLLSEINQGTVDFVPNYDGAFDEPLHLPARLPMVLLNGASGIAVGMATEIPPHNLNEVTQAAIALLKKPTLETADLMQYIPAPDFAGGGQIITPADELRRIYETGKGSVRVRARYEIEKLARGQWRVIVTELPPNANSAKILAEIEEQTNPKPKAGKKQLNQDQLNTKKLMLDLIDRVRDESDGEHPVRLVFEPKSSRIDTDTFINTLMAQTSLEGNVSMNLVMMGLDNRPAQKNLKTILQEWLDFRVVTVTRRLKFRLNQVEKRLHILEGRLKVFLHIDEVIKVIRESDDPKADLMAAFGLTEIQAEDILEIRLRQLARLEGFKLEKELNELREEQGRLNILLSDENEKRKLIVKEMQADMKQYGDARRTLVEEAGRAVLTQTTADEPITLILSEKGWIRSRAGHNLDLSQTTFKEGDRLKQTLEGRTVLPVVILDSLGRTYTLDAAEIPGGRGDGVPVSSLIELQNGAKPVAMLTGLPEQHYLLSGSGGYGFIAKLGDMVGRVKAGKVVMTADSGETVLPPIAVYASSFINPDCKIIAATSQNRALAFPIGELKIMAKGKGLQIIGLNAGESLTHTAVSSEPEILIESEGRRGAAHKDRIPVSLLEAKRGKKGRLLPISGSLKQLSSPK from the coding sequence ATGAATACGCAACCGCACGCTTCCCATACCGATTCCAATACGCTGATACTCGGCCGGTACGCCGAACGCGCCTATCTCGAATACGCCATGAGCGTGGTTAAAGGTCGCGCGCTGCCTGAAGTTTCAGACGGACAGAAGCCCGTGCAGCGGCGCATTTTGTTTGCGATGCGCGATATGGGTTTGACGGCGGGGGCGAAGCCGGTGAAATCGGCGCGCGTGGTCGGCGAGATTTTGGGCAAATACCACCCGCACGGCGACAGTTCCGCCTATGAGGCGATGGTGCGGATGGCGCAGGATTTTACCTTGCGCTATCCCTTAATCGACGGCATCGGCAACTTCGGCTCGCGCGACGGCGACGGGGCGGCGGCGATGCGTTACACCGAAGCGCGGCTCACGCCGATTGCGGAATTGCTGTTGTCCGAAATCAATCAGGGGACGGTGGATTTCGTGCCGAACTACGACGGCGCGTTTGACGAGCCGCTGCACCTGCCCGCCCGCCTGCCTATGGTGTTGCTCAACGGCGCGTCAGGCATCGCGGTGGGCATGGCGACCGAAATTCCGCCGCACAATTTGAACGAAGTTACGCAGGCGGCGATTGCGCTGTTGAAGAAGCCGACGCTGGAAACCGCCGACCTGATGCAGTACATTCCCGCGCCCGATTTTGCCGGCGGCGGTCAAATCATCACACCGGCGGACGAATTGCGCCGGATTTATGAAACCGGCAAGGGCAGCGTGCGCGTGCGTGCGCGTTATGAAATCGAAAAATTGGCGCGCGGACAATGGCGCGTCATCGTAACTGAGCTGCCGCCGAACGCCAATTCCGCCAAAATCCTTGCCGAAATCGAAGAGCAGACCAACCCGAAACCGAAAGCGGGCAAAAAGCAGCTCAACCAAGACCAGCTCAATACCAAAAAGCTGATGCTGGATTTAATCGACCGCGTGCGCGACGAGTCCGACGGCGAACATCCCGTGCGACTGGTGTTCGAACCGAAATCCAGCCGCATCGATACCGATACCTTCATCAACACGCTGATGGCGCAAACTTCGCTGGAAGGCAATGTGTCCATGAACTTGGTGATGATGGGACTGGACAACCGCCCCGCGCAGAAAAACCTGAAAACGATTTTGCAAGAATGGCTGGATTTCCGCGTCGTAACCGTAACACGCCGTCTGAAATTCCGTTTGAACCAAGTGGAAAAACGGCTGCACATTCTCGAAGGCCGTCTGAAAGTCTTTCTGCACATCGACGAAGTGATTAAAGTCATCCGCGAATCGGACGACCCGAAAGCCGATTTGATGGCGGCGTTCGGGCTGACCGAAATCCAAGCCGAAGACATTTTGGAAATCCGCCTGCGCCAGTTGGCGCGTTTGGAGGGTTTCAAACTCGAAAAAGAATTGAACGAGTTGCGCGAGGAACAAGGCCGTCTGAACATCCTTTTGAGCGACGAAAACGAAAAACGCAAGCTGATTGTCAAAGAGATGCAGGCGGATATGAAACAATACGGCGACGCGCGACGCACGCTGGTGGAAGAGGCCGGACGCGCCGTGCTGACGCAGACCACCGCCGACGAACCCATCACGCTGATCCTGTCGGAAAAAGGCTGGATACGCAGCCGCGCCGGACACAATCTCGATTTGAGCCAAACCACGTTCAAAGAAGGCGACCGCCTCAAACAAACCCTTGAAGGCCGCACCGTTTTACCTGTCGTCATCTTGGATTCATTGGGCAGAACCTACACCCTCGATGCCGCCGAAATCCCCGGCGGGCGCGGCGACGGCGTGCCGGTTTCATCCTTAATCGAGCTGCAAAACGGCGCGAAACCCGTTGCGATGTTGACAGGATTGCCGGAACAACATTATTTATTATCGGGCAGCGGCGGCTACGGCTTCATCGCCAAACTGGGCGATATGGTCGGGCGCGTGAAAGCGGGCAAAGTGGTGATGACCGCAGACAGCGGCGAAACCGTCCTGCCGCCGATTGCCGTCTATGCCTCCTCGTTCATCAACCCCGACTGCAAAATCATTGCCGCCACCAGTCAAAACCGCGCCCTCGCCTTCCCCATCGGCGAATTGAAAATTATGGCGAAAGGCAAAGGGCTGCAAATCATCGGATTGAACGCCGGCGAATCGCTGACGCATACCGCCGTTTCTTCCGAGCCGGAAATCCTGATTGAAAGCGAGGGCAGGCGCGGCGCGGCGCACAAAGACCGCATCCCCGTCTCCCTGCTTGAGGCAAAACGCGGCAAAAAAGGCAGACTATTACCCATATCGGGCAGCCTGAAACAGCTTTCTTCCCCCAAATAA
- a CDS encoding ATP-binding protein, which produces MVISNPRKLEKLKDRIPNLINIIRVAIVFPLMIMHILGLETGSRANLHASWTAWAFYVWLAIACWLIFFSIIHPHWQWQSLKMPRFSAVADITMIGVLTYLFGGIDSGFGILILPFVVCSCLLSYGRYPLLYSSYAAILLIFNAIADGDIGKYPLISDARTASATFILVAASYLSAIFTSLSVRYIDSASQLARDNHLAYRRIKGLSQTVLERVQEAVVVINTEGLAVLFNRKAKDLFPALEIGRRADLSDSAAELWDQASPHTFEYVLGTPGLNAGIRAVPVNKEPDKLLILYIRPQSEIQAEALSVKLAALGQLTANLAHEIRNPMSAIRHANDLLRENMEAGAADPFNAKLCKIIDGNVCRIDKMLEDISSLNKRNKTKRETIGLIPFWEEFKQEFLLNHPDAAGCIRPDIQGGSPTAYFDLAHLRQIMWNLANNAWRHSRKQPGSISVTIRPAQKNTVCILFADDGGGVPPEVQEHLFEPFYTTAENGTGLGLYVARELAHANFGDLTYLPEAKCFELTLPEKSND; this is translated from the coding sequence ATGGTGATTTCCAACCCCCGCAAACTTGAAAAACTCAAAGACCGGATTCCCAATCTGATCAACATCATCCGCGTCGCCATCGTTTTCCCGCTGATGATTATGCACATCCTCGGGCTGGAAACCGGCAGCCGTGCGAACCTGCACGCTTCGTGGACGGCGTGGGCGTTTTATGTTTGGCTCGCCATTGCCTGCTGGCTGATTTTCTTTTCCATCATCCATCCGCATTGGCAATGGCAGTCGCTGAAAATGCCGCGTTTCAGCGCGGTGGCGGACATCACGATGATCGGCGTGCTGACCTACCTGTTCGGCGGCATCGATTCCGGCTTCGGCATCCTGATCCTGCCCTTCGTCGTCTGCTCCTGCCTGCTCAGCTACGGGCGTTACCCCCTGCTCTATTCCAGCTACGCCGCCATCCTACTGATATTCAACGCCATTGCCGACGGCGATATCGGCAAATACCCGCTCATATCGGATGCCCGAACCGCCTCGGCAACCTTCATCCTCGTCGCCGCCTCCTATCTTTCCGCCATCTTCACCTCCCTGTCGGTCAGATACATCGACAGCGCCAGCCAACTGGCCCGCGACAACCACCTCGCCTACCGGCGCATCAAAGGCTTGAGCCAGACCGTACTCGAACGCGTTCAAGAAGCCGTCGTCGTCATCAATACCGAAGGGCTGGCGGTGCTGTTCAACCGGAAGGCGAAAGACCTTTTCCCCGCGCTCGAAATCGGACGGCGCGCCGACCTGTCCGATTCTGCCGCCGAACTGTGGGATCAAGCCTCTCCGCACACTTTCGAATACGTCCTCGGCACACCCGGTCTGAACGCCGGCATCCGCGCCGTTCCGGTCAACAAAGAGCCGGACAAGCTGCTCATCCTCTACATCCGCCCGCAAAGCGAAATTCAGGCAGAAGCCCTGTCCGTCAAACTTGCCGCGCTCGGACAACTGACCGCCAACCTCGCCCACGAAATCCGCAACCCGATGTCCGCCATCCGCCACGCCAACGACCTGCTGCGCGAAAATATGGAAGCGGGGGCGGCAGATCCGTTCAACGCCAAATTGTGCAAAATCATTGACGGCAACGTCTGCCGCATCGACAAAATGCTCGAAGACATTTCCTCGCTCAACAAGCGCAACAAAACCAAACGCGAAACCATCGGCCTGATACCGTTTTGGGAAGAATTCAAACAAGAGTTCCTGCTCAACCATCCCGATGCCGCCGGCTGCATCCGTCCGGATATTCAAGGCGGCAGCCCGACCGCCTATTTCGATCTCGCCCACCTGCGGCAAATTATGTGGAATCTCGCCAACAACGCGTGGCGGCACAGCCGCAAACAGCCCGGCTCGATTTCCGTCACCATCCGCCCCGCGCAAAAAAACACCGTCTGCATCCTGTTTGCCGACGACGGCGGCGGCGTGCCGCCCGAAGTACAGGAACACCTGTTCGAACCCTTTTACACCACGGCGGAAAACGGAACCGGCTTGGGACTGTATGTCGCCCGCGAACTGGCGCACGCCAACTTCGGCGATTTGACCTACCTGCCGGAAGCCAAATGTTTCGAACTCACATTACCGGAAAAAAGCAATGACTGA
- a CDS encoding sigma-54-dependent transcriptional regulator — protein MTELQHPVLVVDDETDILDLMEMTLMKMGLRVHTASGVTEAKNKLDSQRYSLVLTDMRMPDGSGLEVVQHINSRLLDTPVAVITAFGNADQAQEALRCGAFDYIQKPITLARLRSLVKSAISVSENQNKIPEPPVRTASPVSSPMPSEAPEPANAIPAAPPVSSALPYAEPDMPRLLGSSPQMVEIRHLIRRLASGKVPVYISGESGTGKEQAARTIHELSDRADKPFVAVNCGAIPENLMESEFFGYRKGSFTGADKDHDGFFRHADGGTLFLDEVADLPLSMQVKLLRAIQEKAVRRIGDTAEQPVDVRIVCATHKNLEALVGSGAFRQDLYYRLNVVSLNMPSLREMREDLKLLIPYLLYKHSRNNRPYTLSPAAQQMLLNYSYPGNFRELENILERAVALCVGHTVQIDDLQIQDVRHKPVRTETAERAADTLPSETAAAPSRVLPFDPDTMQIQDYLDQIERDIIEQTLKQTEGNRTQAAKRLGISFRSMRYRMERLNIC, from the coding sequence ATGACTGAACTGCAACATCCCGTCCTCGTCGTCGATGACGAAACCGACATTCTCGACCTGATGGAAATGACCCTGATGAAAATGGGCTTGCGCGTCCATACCGCGTCAGGCGTTACCGAAGCCAAAAACAAGCTCGACAGCCAACGCTATTCGCTCGTCCTGACCGATATGCGTATGCCCGACGGCTCGGGGCTTGAAGTCGTCCAACACATCAACAGCCGCCTGCTCGATACGCCGGTTGCCGTCATCACCGCCTTCGGCAATGCCGATCAGGCGCAAGAGGCCCTGCGTTGCGGCGCGTTCGACTACATCCAAAAGCCGATTACCCTCGCCCGGCTGCGTTCCCTCGTCAAATCGGCAATTTCCGTTTCCGAAAACCAAAACAAAATTCCCGAACCGCCCGTTCGGACGGCATCCCCCGTTTCTTCCCCAATGCCGTCTGAAGCCCCGGAACCTGCAAACGCGATACCGGCGGCACCGCCCGTTTCCTCCGCCCTTCCCTATGCGGAACCCGATATGCCCCGCCTGCTCGGCAGCTCTCCGCAGATGGTCGAAATCCGCCACCTCATCCGCCGCCTCGCGTCCGGCAAAGTACCCGTCTATATTTCCGGCGAATCCGGTACAGGTAAGGAACAGGCGGCGCGCACCATACACGAACTGTCCGACCGCGCGGACAAACCCTTTGTCGCCGTCAACTGCGGTGCGATTCCCGAAAATCTGATGGAAAGCGAATTTTTCGGCTACCGCAAAGGCAGTTTTACCGGCGCCGACAAAGACCACGACGGCTTTTTCCGCCACGCCGACGGCGGCACTTTGTTTTTGGACGAAGTCGCCGACCTGCCCCTTTCCATGCAGGTCAAACTCTTGCGCGCGATTCAAGAAAAAGCCGTGCGCCGCATCGGCGATACCGCCGAGCAGCCCGTCGATGTCCGCATCGTCTGCGCCACCCACAAAAACCTCGAAGCCCTTGTCGGAAGCGGCGCATTCCGCCAAGACCTGTATTACCGCCTCAATGTCGTCAGCCTCAATATGCCGTCCCTGCGTGAAATGCGCGAAGATTTGAAGCTGCTCATCCCCTACCTCCTGTACAAACACAGCCGCAACAACCGGCCTTACACACTCTCCCCCGCCGCGCAACAGATGCTCCTGAATTACAGCTATCCGGGCAATTTCCGCGAACTGGAAAACATCCTCGAACGCGCCGTCGCCCTGTGCGTCGGGCATACCGTGCAAATCGACGACCTGCAAATCCAAGATGTGCGCCACAAGCCCGTCCGGACGGAAACCGCCGAGCGCGCCGCCGATACCTTGCCGTCTGAAACAGCCGCCGCACCGTCCCGCGTCCTGCCGTTCGACCCCGATACCATGCAGATACAGGACTATCTCGACCAAATCGAACGCGACATCATCGAACAAACCCTCAAACAAACCGAAGGCAACCGCACGCAGGCTGCTAAACGCTTGGGCATCAGCTTCCGTTCGATGCGCTACCGTATGGAACGCCTCAACATCTGCTGA